The Megasphaera vaginalis (ex Bordigoni et al. 2020) region ATACCAACAGGGCCGTGAAGGTTGCGGCCATGCTCAGCCACGCCGTCGATTTGGAAACGATCGTCGTGGCGAACGAGATGGAGGCGCTGATTCTCGAGAATACGCTGATCAAAAAGCACCACCCCCGCTATAATATCATGCTGCGCGACGACAAGACCTATCCATATATCAAGGTGACGCTGCAAGAAGATTTTCCCCGCATGTTCATGACGCGCCGCGTCATGCGCGACGGCGCTCGGTATTTCGGACCTTACGCCGATGCCGGCGCCGTCCATCGCGTCTTGAAGGCGATGCAGGCGGCGCTTCGCCTCCGGACCTGCCGTTCCATGCGCGTGCAGCGGCCGTGTTTGCAATATCATTTGGGGCACTGCGATGCGCCTTGCGTCGGGTATATTTCCAAAGAAGCTTATCGCAAGCTTGCCCTGCGGGCTGTGGACGCGTTGGAAGGACGCAGTACGGAACTGCTGCTGCAGTTGCAGCGGCAAATGGAAGAGGCCGCCGAAAAAATGGAATTTGAGAAAGCCGCCATGTATCGCGATCAGGCGACGGCATTGAAGGTTATTCAATCCCAGCAGGATATCGTCACGCAAGGCGGGGATACGGATGTTATCGGGTTTGCCCGCTCGGCGGGACAGACTTGTGTGCAGATTTATACGATACGTGGCGGCAAGCTCATGGGACGGGAAACGTTCAGTCTGGAAAACAGCCTGGATGAAACCGACGCCGCATTGACGGAAGCGATTTTGGACCAGTACTATGTTGCCGGCGTTTTTGTACCGAAGGAAATCATCGTTCCCGCCGTCCGGGAACAGGCGGCTTACGAACATCGGCTGACCGGACAAAAGGGGCAGCATGTCACACTCGTCGTGCCGCAGCGGGGCATGAAGCGAAGATTACTGGAAATGGCGGAGAACAATGCCGCTGTGCTGATGGAACAGCGGCGGCTTCAGTGGCAACACGACCTCGATAAGACGAGCGGCGCCGTTGAAGCGTTGGCTCGCGCTCTTGATCTGCCGCAACTGCCGGAACGGATGGAGTGTTTTGATATTTCGCATATTCAGGGCAGCGAGACGGTGGCTTCCATGGTCGTCTTTGAAGGCGGCAGGCCGGCCAAAAGTGAATATCGCCGTTTTAAGCTGAAAACGGTGCAGGGAAAACCGGACGACTTCGCCGCTATGGCGGAGATCA contains the following coding sequences:
- the uvrC gene encoding excinuclease ABC subunit UvrC; this translates as MAFSEGVLEKVRNLTTEPGVYLWKDGRGRILYVGKAINLRNRVKSYVRNDTNRAVKVAAMLSHAVDLETIVVANEMEALILENTLIKKHHPRYNIMLRDDKTYPYIKVTLQEDFPRMFMTRRVMRDGARYFGPYADAGAVHRVLKAMQAALRLRTCRSMRVQRPCLQYHLGHCDAPCVGYISKEAYRKLALRAVDALEGRSTELLLQLQRQMEEAAEKMEFEKAAMYRDQATALKVIQSQQDIVTQGGDTDVIGFARSAGQTCVQIYTIRGGKLMGRETFSLENSLDETDAALTEAILDQYYVAGVFVPKEIIVPAVREQAAYEHRLTGQKGQHVTLVVPQRGMKRRLLEMAENNAAVLMEQRRLQWQHDLDKTSGAVEALARALDLPQLPERMECFDISHIQGSETVASMVVFEGGRPAKSEYRRFKLKTVQGKPDDFAAMAEIMARRYSETDWPEPDLIVIDGGKGQLHAALPVIRGAGAAAPVISLAKRIEEVFVEGRSDAIIFDHHTPELQLLQAIRDEAHRFAITYHRKLRGKRNLVSVLDHVAGIGPKRRKALWQAFGSLDEMKAASLEELAAVDGMNRLAAENVYYFFRLGTDEKRKATNQK